In a genomic window of Helianthus annuus cultivar XRQ/B chromosome 10, HanXRQr2.0-SUNRISE, whole genome shotgun sequence:
- the LOC110885447 gene encoding uncharacterized protein LOC110885447 isoform X1 — MASVDASLWWDPFTDLLTDLENLSPSSELPISLANKLKENHLWLLNSVSLFKPPSQKSKEALDSQQVQIGSHRLTVQTKFKELALKISSSLCLDEVQSYILVERSCEHDTSDIVALEPLHLKVMIQYYIERQCVLKCTRHLLMLSLYVEDGSKADSSVREMVLKLISDGLESRLLSVIESLLSATYPESMEVDFFTLWAEEMLIEDNLILDILFIAYYESFCTCDGKQWKNLCLLYERMISGSCNFGKLAISTEAVKSVYHARVQLLLILIETLYLENILQMVHDETPFSQGNISFALSDIQEVDAIISSLDPFETKEAGPLILAWAVFLCLISSLPEKPEYNMITQETDHVGYVRQAIRAASLNYFDEILQSDLLKDSEGPIASSRSVLRTFFSAFIASYEISLQLEDNNLKLILNILGEIYRGEESLCVQFWDRDSFIDGPIRCLLYNLEGEFPFRTVELISLLSALSEGAWPAECVYNFLDKSVGLSTLVELRGNFGVDNNSRIIETRLPLCVPGFEGLEIPRDTRGRVLKFIDDNTALVRWEYNQSGVLVLLLRVAQEMYPDGSEEVLVILDLISRLVTFNKAVCHSLLSIGDTIHDRDIRLNVAEIICTLIKNLSPTVSGALMMSSGVNILAMMLNCSPSHVTPTILKTNIFDVSIRMNSFNDGPDGLSSGSWLLSGRLAKLLVVDCEHNDSSCPLAVSVLELTFQLLQKGIENDFLLALTVFSIQYVLINHEYWKYKVRHSRWKVTLKVLDVLKTCIVSISHSPKMGEIIRDLLLSDSSVHNALFRIVCITTPTLENLYVSRLYDLAEIEGLQLAICSVLDIFCMLSDLFKDTLPGYQVFHQAVLSPTTKPIPVITAIVSLISFFRNPKIQLGAVSALSTLLLTAEDLQPYMSGNACFGLDDKQIADFRNSSITIISDRSFSHEDLIVNTFKMLASAAYYQPALLVALIDLKDSTTDDKFDSVGPNREDLLDALCLYVEKSGEMIKSHPKILLNFLDLLMALWQGAPQFINILARLKKSGVFLKQLSSCISPEDHHLLSSDSLIASYRYQCQSDILQIMSLEMFLQNKLLHAENIRKDIVGKASNGEKTENGSRDILSSWCKNSVLNNLVKSYASCEYDNDKYLKGQISAALFSVQVFSKLRNGHTGSLSVSLVEKISILGKKLLDLPAFSELVTQYGQQGYSEGKEPKSLILSDLYYHIQGEYEGRKLEHQLFKALFQFLLESKLLESYKTKDGSNLSIHAKDVLLFDCARLEKDLGIELWDVLEFKDVKAVAQTMLTHMKEVNSMLLLSNCKLSALKALTTMLPLYDEDVTIGGRLSEQLIGSCIQLICRSVDKATESSVLDFLAAQVELLHNFIRFVKKMSLSSSILVIKTVGSSLKTLKDLKNPSSVDLKSTIKLLLTLLLSTVGSINNESEVSDVYVRLLPILCTFSEPNDYCTLSLATIDILLKRIQTPSIWFPIIQNHLHVQTIVKKLHDKTYLPSVPVILKFFLTFALVKEGAEILANSGFFTSLRNLLENGNESETAQIENPERVWGLGSAVVSMIIYSLKDTDMVDYVISCFMLEKSDLISYCLTTPNFPPDVSDRKKRARAPRKQPSLSALNETQHTLVLLCVLAKHHNLWSKTMKETDPQLREMSIRLLSFISRGRHLAENSPLLCHPTLKEELEWHKKPSFINSKSGWFSFSSALTLSSSTALVVVKDTSAGNIDVPHQTMFSDMAAIEVYKIAFHLLSFLCLQAAAAAKRAEDLGFVDVAHFPDLPMPDILHGLQDQGIGVVRELCEANRMTSEIKGVCVLLLQIIEKSLYLEFCVSQVCGIRPVMGRIEDFSKEIKLLFAATTGHAFLEETVKSLKQITLYVYPGLLQTEGCL; from the exons ATGGCGTCCGTCGACGCCTCACTATGGTGGGATCCCTTCACAGACTTACTCACAGATCTCGAAAACCTTTCTCCTTCATCTGAACTCCCAATTTCTCTG GCGAATAAGTTGAAGGAAAACCACTTGTGGTTGTTGAACTCTGTCTCCTTGTTCAAGCCTCCTAGTCAGAAATCGAAAGAGGCGTTGGATTCTCAACAGGTTCAAATAGGCTCACACCGGTTAACTGTACAGACGAAGTTTAAAGAATTGGCACTGAAGATTAGTTCCTCATTG TGTTTGGATGAGGTGCAATCTTATATACTGGTTGAGAGATCATGTGAACATGACACATCTGATATTGTAGCTCTTGAGCCACTTCATCTG AAGGTTATGATTCAGTATTACATTGAGCGACAATGCGTGTTGAAGTGCACCCGCCATCTTCTCATGCTATCTT TGTATGTTGAAGATGGCTCAAAAGCAGATTCTTCTGTGAGGGAGATGGTGCTGAAGTTGATATCTGATGGGTTGGAAAGCAGATTATTGTCTGTTATCGAGAGTTTATTGTCTGCCACTTATCCTGAAAGCATG GAGGTGGATTTTTTCACTTTATGGGCTGAAGAGATGCTGATTGAAGACAATTTGATCTTAGATATTCTTTTTATTGCTTATTATGAATCGTTCTGTACATGTGATGGTAAACAATGGAAGAATTTATGTTTACTTTATGAG AGGATGATATCTGGATCTTGTAATTTTGGCAAACTGGCCATATCAACTGAAGCTGTGAAATCTGTATATCATGCTAGAGTACAATTGCTGCTTATTCTAATAGAAACTCTTTACCTTGAAAATATTCTTCAAATGGTCCATGATGAGACTCCTTTCAG TCAGGGAAATATTTCTTTTGCCTTGAGTGATATTCAAGAGGTGGATGCGATTATTTCTAGTCTTGATCCATTTGAGACTAAAGAAGCAGGCCCATTAATTTTAGCCTGGGCGGTGTTTCTATGTCTTATTTCATCTCTTCCAGAAAAACCAGAATATAACATGATTACG CAGGAAACCGATCACGTGGGTTATGTTCGTCAAGCCATCAGAGCTGCATCACTAAATTATTTTGATGAAATTCTTCAAAGTGATCTTTTGAAGGATTCAGAG GGTCCTATTGCTAGTTCTCGTAGTGTTTTGAGGACTTTCTTCTCTGCTTTCATAGCATCCTATGAGATCAGCCTTCAG TTAGAGGATAATAATCTCAAACTGATATTGAATATCCTTGGAGAAATCTACCGAGGAGAG GAGTCACTTTGTGTTCAGTTCTGGGACAGAGACAGCTTCATAGACGGTCCTATTCGTTGCCTGCTTTATAACTTAGAAGGTGAATTCCCTTTTAGGACCGTGGAACTTATTAGCTTATTGTCAGCTCTCTCTGAAGGAGCGTGGCCTGCAGAATGCGT GTATAATTTTCTTGATAAATCTGTTGGGTTGTCTACTTTGGTTGAGCTAAGAGGCAACTTTGGGGTTGATAATAATTCAAGAATCATTGAGACTCGATTGCCACTTTGTGTTCCTGGATTTGAAGGCCTCGAGATACCAAGGGATACGCGGGGTCGTGTGTTGAAGTTCATTGATGATAACACTGCCCTTGTGCGGTGGGAG TATAATCAATCTGGAGTGCTTGTGCTTCTTTTGCGTGTGGCGCAAGAAATGTATCCAGATGGTTCTGAGGAAGTCCTTGTTATTCTTGATTTGATTAGCCGACTTGTCACATTTAACAAG GCTGTGTGTCATTCTCTGCTGAGTATTGGTGATACAATTCATGACAGAGACATAAG GTTAAATGTGGCTGAGATCATATGCACCTTGATCAAGAATCTTTCTCCTACCGTTAGTGGAGCATTAATGATGTCAAGTGGTGTTAACATTCTGGCAATGATGTTAAATTG CTCCCCATCTCATGTTACTCCAACTATTCTGAAGACCAATATTTTTGATGTTTCTATAAGGATGAATTCTTTTAACGATGGCCCTGATGGATTATCAAG TGGCTCCTGGTTGCTTTCTGGAAGACTTGCTAAATTACTAGTTGTCGACTGTGAGCATAACGACAGTTCGTGCCCACTTGCAGTATCAG TGTTGGAGCTCACCTTTCAGCTTTTGCAAAAGGGGATAGAAAATGACTTCCTCCTGGCTCTTACTGTTTTCTCGATTCAGTATGTTCTTATAAATCATGAATATTGGAAATACAAAGTGAGACATTCTCGTTGGAAGGTGACATTGAAG GTGCTTGACGTTTTGAAGACATGCATTGTGTCAATCTCACACTCCCCAAAAATGGGAGAGATTATTCGTGACTTATTGCTCTCCGATTCTTCAGTTCACAATGCTCTTTTTCGCATCGTTTGTATAACAACACCAACTTTAGAG AATCTTTATGTCAGCCGCCTGTATGATCTAGCAGAAATTGAAGGTTTGCAGCTAGCAATTTGCTCTGTATTGGATATTTTCTGCATGCTTTCTGATCTTTTTAAG GATACTTTGCCTGGCTATCAAGTGTTTCATCAAGCAGTGTTGTCACCTACAACCAAACCAATTCCAGTGATTACAGCTATCGTCTCTCTTATATCATTCTTTCGAAATCCT AAGATCCAATTGGGTGCTGTGAGCGCTCTCTCTACGTTACTCTTGACTGCTGAAGATTTACAGCCGTACATGTCTGGAAATGCATGTTTTGGTCTGGATGACAAACAG ATTGCAGATTTTAGAAATTCTAGCATTACGATAATCAGCGACCGATCTTTTTCACATGAAGATCTCATCGTCAATACGTTTAAGATGCTTGCTTCAGCAGCCTATTACCAG CCTGCTCTTCTTGTAGCACTAATTGACTTAAAGGATAGTACAACTGACGATAAGTTTGACTCTGTGGGACCAAATAGAGAAGATCTACTTGATGCTCTTTGTTTGTATGTTGAAAAATCCGGTGAGATGATAAAAAG TCATCCCAAAATATTGCTGAATTTTTTGGATTTGTTGATGGCATTGTGGCAAGGAGCTCCCCAATTCATTAATATTCTGGCCCGTTTGAAGAAGTCTGGAGTTTTTTTAAAGCAGTTGTCAAGCTGTATCTCACCGGAAGATCATCATCTTTTAAGTTCAGACTCTTTAATCGCATCGTACAGATATCAGTGCCAGTCTGACATTTTGCAAATCATGTCTCTTGAGATGTTTTTGCAGAACAAGTTATTACATGCCGAAAATATCAGAAAAGATATTGTTGGGAAAGCTAGTAATGGTGAGAAAACAGAAAATGGTTCAAGAGACATATTATCTAGCTGGTGCAAGAACTCAGTCCTGAATAACCTCGTTAAGTCATATGCTTCGTGTGAATATGACAATGACAAGTATCTTAAAGGACAG ATTTCTGCAGCTCTATTCTCTGTTCAAGTTTTTTCAAAGTTAAGAAATGGTCACACTGGGAGTTTGTCTGTATCATTAGTTGAAAAAATAAGCATTTTGGGAAAAAAG TTACTTGATCTACCTGCATTTTCTGAGTTGGTAACTCAATATGGACAGCAAGGTTATAG TGAAGGAAAGGAGCCAAAGAGTTTAATATTAAGTGACCTGTATTACCACATACAAGGAGAATATGAAGGTCGTAAGCTAGAACATCAGTTATTCAAAGCGCTGTTCCAATTTCTTTTAGAATCCAAGTTGTTGGAAAGTTACAAAACTAAGGATGGTTCTAACTTGTCGATTCATGCTAAGGATGTCTTGTTATTCGACTGCGCCCGTCTAGAAAAGGATTTGGGAATCGAGTTATGGGATGTTTTGGAATTTAAAGACGTGAAAGCAGTTGCGCAAACAATGTTGACTCATATGAAAGAAGTTAATTCTATGTTGCTGCTCAGCAATTGCAAACTTTCTGCTTTGAAGGCATTGACAACTATGTTGCCTCTGTATGATGAAGAT GTTACTATTGGTGGAAGACTTTCTGAGCAACTAATCGGTTCTTGCATCCAACTTATATGTCGGTCTGTTGACAAAGCCACAGAATCATCggtccttgattttcttgcagcTCAAGTAGAATTACTTCACAATTTCATCAGATTTGTGAAGAAAATGTCGTTATCTTCTTCAATACTTGTTATAAAAACAGTAGGTTCCAGTTTAAAAACATTAAAAGACTTGAAGAATCCATCGTCTGTCGATCTTAAATCGACAATCAAGCTTTTACTTACCCTACTTCTCTCTACCGTTGGATCGATCAACAATGAATCCGAGGTGTCAGATGTGTATGTGAGGCTTCTACCAATTCTCTGCACCTTCAGTGAACCAAATGACTATTGTACCCTTTCATTGGCTACAATCGATATACTTCTGAAACGTATCCAGACACCTTCTATATGGTTCCCCATCATCCAGAACCATCTACACGTACAGACTATCGTTAAAAAGCTTCATGATAAAACCTATCTACCTTCGGTTCCCGTGATACTAAAATTCTTTTTGACGTTTGCACTCGTGAAAGAAGGTGCAGAGATACTCGCTAACTCCGGATTCTTTACATCTTTACGAAATTTACTAGAAAACGGAAACGAGTCTGAAACCGCTCAAATTGAAAATCCTGAGCGTGTATGGGGTCTCGGGTCGGCTGTGGTGTCGATGATTATCTACTCATTGAAGGACACCGATATGGTGGATTATGTCATTTCTTGTTTTATGTTGGAGAAATCAGATTTAATTTCTTATTGTTTGACTACACCAAACTTCCCGCCTGATGTCAGCGACAGAAAAAAGAGAGCCCGTGCTCCGCGAAAACAACCGAGTTTGAGCGCTCTTAACGAAACGCAGCATACCCTTGTGCTATTGTGTGTACTAGCCAAACATCACAACCTATGGAGTAAAACCATGAAAGAAACGGACCCACAGTTACGTGAAATGAGTATCCGTTTGCTATCTTTCATTAGTAGGGGCAGACATCTTGCAGAAAACAGTCCATTACTTTGTCATCCTACTCTTAAAGAAGAGCTCGAATGGCACAAGAAACCGTCTTTTATAAACAGCAAAAGCGGTTGGTTTTCTTTTTCTTCCGCTTTaacattatcatcatcaactGCACTTGTGGTAGTTAAGGACACGTCGGCTGGAAACATTGATGTTCCTCATCAAACAATGTTCTCAGACATGGCTGCAATTGAGGTTTACAAAATTGCATTTCATCTTTTGAGTTTTTTGTGCTTGCAAGCTGCTGCAGCTGCTAAAAGAGCCGAGGATTTAGGGTTTGTTGATGTTGCCCATTTTCCCGATCTGCCCATGCCTGATATCCTACATGGCTTGCAG GATCAAGGAATCGGTGTCGTTAGGGAGTTATGCGAAGCCAACAGAATGACTTCAGAAATAAAGGGTGTCTGCGTCTTACTTTTACAAATAATTGAAAAAAGTTTGTACTTGGAATTCTGCGTTTCACAAGTTTGCGGTATAAGACCTGTGATGGGACGGATCGAAGATTTTTCGAAGGAAATCAAATTATTGTTTGCAG CAACTACAGGGCATGCCTTTCTTGAAGAAACAGTGAAGTCCTTGAAACAAATAACATTGTATGTTTACCCGGGATTGTTACAGACAGAAGGGTGCTTGTGA
- the LOC110885447 gene encoding uncharacterized protein LOC110885447 isoform X2, protein MASVDASLWWDPFTDLLTDLENLSPSSELPISLANKLKENHLWLLNSVSLFKPPSQKSKEALDSQQVQIGSHRLTVQTKFKELALKISSSLCLDEVQSYILVERSCEHDTSDIVALEPLHLKVMIQYYIERQCVLKCTRHLLMLSLYVEDGSKADSSVREMVLKLISDGLESRLLSVIESLLSATYPESMEVDFFTLWAEEMLIEDNLILDILFIAYYESFCTCDGKQWKNLCLLYERMISGSCNFGKLAISTEAVKSVYHARVQLLLILIETLYLENILQMVHDETPFSQGNISFALSDIQEVDAIISSLDPFETKEAGPLILAWAVFLCLISSLPEKPEYNMITETDHVGYVRQAIRAASLNYFDEILQSDLLKDSEGPIASSRSVLRTFFSAFIASYEISLQLEDNNLKLILNILGEIYRGEESLCVQFWDRDSFIDGPIRCLLYNLEGEFPFRTVELISLLSALSEGAWPAECVYNFLDKSVGLSTLVELRGNFGVDNNSRIIETRLPLCVPGFEGLEIPRDTRGRVLKFIDDNTALVRWEYNQSGVLVLLLRVAQEMYPDGSEEVLVILDLISRLVTFNKAVCHSLLSIGDTIHDRDIRLNVAEIICTLIKNLSPTVSGALMMSSGVNILAMMLNCSPSHVTPTILKTNIFDVSIRMNSFNDGPDGLSSGSWLLSGRLAKLLVVDCEHNDSSCPLAVSVLELTFQLLQKGIENDFLLALTVFSIQYVLINHEYWKYKVRHSRWKVTLKVLDVLKTCIVSISHSPKMGEIIRDLLLSDSSVHNALFRIVCITTPTLENLYVSRLYDLAEIEGLQLAICSVLDIFCMLSDLFKDTLPGYQVFHQAVLSPTTKPIPVITAIVSLISFFRNPKIQLGAVSALSTLLLTAEDLQPYMSGNACFGLDDKQIADFRNSSITIISDRSFSHEDLIVNTFKMLASAAYYQPALLVALIDLKDSTTDDKFDSVGPNREDLLDALCLYVEKSGEMIKSHPKILLNFLDLLMALWQGAPQFINILARLKKSGVFLKQLSSCISPEDHHLLSSDSLIASYRYQCQSDILQIMSLEMFLQNKLLHAENIRKDIVGKASNGEKTENGSRDILSSWCKNSVLNNLVKSYASCEYDNDKYLKGQISAALFSVQVFSKLRNGHTGSLSVSLVEKISILGKKLLDLPAFSELVTQYGQQGYSEGKEPKSLILSDLYYHIQGEYEGRKLEHQLFKALFQFLLESKLLESYKTKDGSNLSIHAKDVLLFDCARLEKDLGIELWDVLEFKDVKAVAQTMLTHMKEVNSMLLLSNCKLSALKALTTMLPLYDEDVTIGGRLSEQLIGSCIQLICRSVDKATESSVLDFLAAQVELLHNFIRFVKKMSLSSSILVIKTVGSSLKTLKDLKNPSSVDLKSTIKLLLTLLLSTVGSINNESEVSDVYVRLLPILCTFSEPNDYCTLSLATIDILLKRIQTPSIWFPIIQNHLHVQTIVKKLHDKTYLPSVPVILKFFLTFALVKEGAEILANSGFFTSLRNLLENGNESETAQIENPERVWGLGSAVVSMIIYSLKDTDMVDYVISCFMLEKSDLISYCLTTPNFPPDVSDRKKRARAPRKQPSLSALNETQHTLVLLCVLAKHHNLWSKTMKETDPQLREMSIRLLSFISRGRHLAENSPLLCHPTLKEELEWHKKPSFINSKSGWFSFSSALTLSSSTALVVVKDTSAGNIDVPHQTMFSDMAAIEVYKIAFHLLSFLCLQAAAAAKRAEDLGFVDVAHFPDLPMPDILHGLQDQGIGVVRELCEANRMTSEIKGVCVLLLQIIEKSLYLEFCVSQVCGIRPVMGRIEDFSKEIKLLFAATTGHAFLEETVKSLKQITLYVYPGLLQTEGCL, encoded by the exons ATGGCGTCCGTCGACGCCTCACTATGGTGGGATCCCTTCACAGACTTACTCACAGATCTCGAAAACCTTTCTCCTTCATCTGAACTCCCAATTTCTCTG GCGAATAAGTTGAAGGAAAACCACTTGTGGTTGTTGAACTCTGTCTCCTTGTTCAAGCCTCCTAGTCAGAAATCGAAAGAGGCGTTGGATTCTCAACAGGTTCAAATAGGCTCACACCGGTTAACTGTACAGACGAAGTTTAAAGAATTGGCACTGAAGATTAGTTCCTCATTG TGTTTGGATGAGGTGCAATCTTATATACTGGTTGAGAGATCATGTGAACATGACACATCTGATATTGTAGCTCTTGAGCCACTTCATCTG AAGGTTATGATTCAGTATTACATTGAGCGACAATGCGTGTTGAAGTGCACCCGCCATCTTCTCATGCTATCTT TGTATGTTGAAGATGGCTCAAAAGCAGATTCTTCTGTGAGGGAGATGGTGCTGAAGTTGATATCTGATGGGTTGGAAAGCAGATTATTGTCTGTTATCGAGAGTTTATTGTCTGCCACTTATCCTGAAAGCATG GAGGTGGATTTTTTCACTTTATGGGCTGAAGAGATGCTGATTGAAGACAATTTGATCTTAGATATTCTTTTTATTGCTTATTATGAATCGTTCTGTACATGTGATGGTAAACAATGGAAGAATTTATGTTTACTTTATGAG AGGATGATATCTGGATCTTGTAATTTTGGCAAACTGGCCATATCAACTGAAGCTGTGAAATCTGTATATCATGCTAGAGTACAATTGCTGCTTATTCTAATAGAAACTCTTTACCTTGAAAATATTCTTCAAATGGTCCATGATGAGACTCCTTTCAG TCAGGGAAATATTTCTTTTGCCTTGAGTGATATTCAAGAGGTGGATGCGATTATTTCTAGTCTTGATCCATTTGAGACTAAAGAAGCAGGCCCATTAATTTTAGCCTGGGCGGTGTTTCTATGTCTTATTTCATCTCTTCCAGAAAAACCAGAATATAACATGATTACG GAAACCGATCACGTGGGTTATGTTCGTCAAGCCATCAGAGCTGCATCACTAAATTATTTTGATGAAATTCTTCAAAGTGATCTTTTGAAGGATTCAGAG GGTCCTATTGCTAGTTCTCGTAGTGTTTTGAGGACTTTCTTCTCTGCTTTCATAGCATCCTATGAGATCAGCCTTCAG TTAGAGGATAATAATCTCAAACTGATATTGAATATCCTTGGAGAAATCTACCGAGGAGAG GAGTCACTTTGTGTTCAGTTCTGGGACAGAGACAGCTTCATAGACGGTCCTATTCGTTGCCTGCTTTATAACTTAGAAGGTGAATTCCCTTTTAGGACCGTGGAACTTATTAGCTTATTGTCAGCTCTCTCTGAAGGAGCGTGGCCTGCAGAATGCGT GTATAATTTTCTTGATAAATCTGTTGGGTTGTCTACTTTGGTTGAGCTAAGAGGCAACTTTGGGGTTGATAATAATTCAAGAATCATTGAGACTCGATTGCCACTTTGTGTTCCTGGATTTGAAGGCCTCGAGATACCAAGGGATACGCGGGGTCGTGTGTTGAAGTTCATTGATGATAACACTGCCCTTGTGCGGTGGGAG TATAATCAATCTGGAGTGCTTGTGCTTCTTTTGCGTGTGGCGCAAGAAATGTATCCAGATGGTTCTGAGGAAGTCCTTGTTATTCTTGATTTGATTAGCCGACTTGTCACATTTAACAAG GCTGTGTGTCATTCTCTGCTGAGTATTGGTGATACAATTCATGACAGAGACATAAG GTTAAATGTGGCTGAGATCATATGCACCTTGATCAAGAATCTTTCTCCTACCGTTAGTGGAGCATTAATGATGTCAAGTGGTGTTAACATTCTGGCAATGATGTTAAATTG CTCCCCATCTCATGTTACTCCAACTATTCTGAAGACCAATATTTTTGATGTTTCTATAAGGATGAATTCTTTTAACGATGGCCCTGATGGATTATCAAG TGGCTCCTGGTTGCTTTCTGGAAGACTTGCTAAATTACTAGTTGTCGACTGTGAGCATAACGACAGTTCGTGCCCACTTGCAGTATCAG TGTTGGAGCTCACCTTTCAGCTTTTGCAAAAGGGGATAGAAAATGACTTCCTCCTGGCTCTTACTGTTTTCTCGATTCAGTATGTTCTTATAAATCATGAATATTGGAAATACAAAGTGAGACATTCTCGTTGGAAGGTGACATTGAAG GTGCTTGACGTTTTGAAGACATGCATTGTGTCAATCTCACACTCCCCAAAAATGGGAGAGATTATTCGTGACTTATTGCTCTCCGATTCTTCAGTTCACAATGCTCTTTTTCGCATCGTTTGTATAACAACACCAACTTTAGAG AATCTTTATGTCAGCCGCCTGTATGATCTAGCAGAAATTGAAGGTTTGCAGCTAGCAATTTGCTCTGTATTGGATATTTTCTGCATGCTTTCTGATCTTTTTAAG GATACTTTGCCTGGCTATCAAGTGTTTCATCAAGCAGTGTTGTCACCTACAACCAAACCAATTCCAGTGATTACAGCTATCGTCTCTCTTATATCATTCTTTCGAAATCCT AAGATCCAATTGGGTGCTGTGAGCGCTCTCTCTACGTTACTCTTGACTGCTGAAGATTTACAGCCGTACATGTCTGGAAATGCATGTTTTGGTCTGGATGACAAACAG ATTGCAGATTTTAGAAATTCTAGCATTACGATAATCAGCGACCGATCTTTTTCACATGAAGATCTCATCGTCAATACGTTTAAGATGCTTGCTTCAGCAGCCTATTACCAG CCTGCTCTTCTTGTAGCACTAATTGACTTAAAGGATAGTACAACTGACGATAAGTTTGACTCTGTGGGACCAAATAGAGAAGATCTACTTGATGCTCTTTGTTTGTATGTTGAAAAATCCGGTGAGATGATAAAAAG TCATCCCAAAATATTGCTGAATTTTTTGGATTTGTTGATGGCATTGTGGCAAGGAGCTCCCCAATTCATTAATATTCTGGCCCGTTTGAAGAAGTCTGGAGTTTTTTTAAAGCAGTTGTCAAGCTGTATCTCACCGGAAGATCATCATCTTTTAAGTTCAGACTCTTTAATCGCATCGTACAGATATCAGTGCCAGTCTGACATTTTGCAAATCATGTCTCTTGAGATGTTTTTGCAGAACAAGTTATTACATGCCGAAAATATCAGAAAAGATATTGTTGGGAAAGCTAGTAATGGTGAGAAAACAGAAAATGGTTCAAGAGACATATTATCTAGCTGGTGCAAGAACTCAGTCCTGAATAACCTCGTTAAGTCATATGCTTCGTGTGAATATGACAATGACAAGTATCTTAAAGGACAG ATTTCTGCAGCTCTATTCTCTGTTCAAGTTTTTTCAAAGTTAAGAAATGGTCACACTGGGAGTTTGTCTGTATCATTAGTTGAAAAAATAAGCATTTTGGGAAAAAAG TTACTTGATCTACCTGCATTTTCTGAGTTGGTAACTCAATATGGACAGCAAGGTTATAG TGAAGGAAAGGAGCCAAAGAGTTTAATATTAAGTGACCTGTATTACCACATACAAGGAGAATATGAAGGTCGTAAGCTAGAACATCAGTTATTCAAAGCGCTGTTCCAATTTCTTTTAGAATCCAAGTTGTTGGAAAGTTACAAAACTAAGGATGGTTCTAACTTGTCGATTCATGCTAAGGATGTCTTGTTATTCGACTGCGCCCGTCTAGAAAAGGATTTGGGAATCGAGTTATGGGATGTTTTGGAATTTAAAGACGTGAAAGCAGTTGCGCAAACAATGTTGACTCATATGAAAGAAGTTAATTCTATGTTGCTGCTCAGCAATTGCAAACTTTCTGCTTTGAAGGCATTGACAACTATGTTGCCTCTGTATGATGAAGAT GTTACTATTGGTGGAAGACTTTCTGAGCAACTAATCGGTTCTTGCATCCAACTTATATGTCGGTCTGTTGACAAAGCCACAGAATCATCggtccttgattttcttgcagcTCAAGTAGAATTACTTCACAATTTCATCAGATTTGTGAAGAAAATGTCGTTATCTTCTTCAATACTTGTTATAAAAACAGTAGGTTCCAGTTTAAAAACATTAAAAGACTTGAAGAATCCATCGTCTGTCGATCTTAAATCGACAATCAAGCTTTTACTTACCCTACTTCTCTCTACCGTTGGATCGATCAACAATGAATCCGAGGTGTCAGATGTGTATGTGAGGCTTCTACCAATTCTCTGCACCTTCAGTGAACCAAATGACTATTGTACCCTTTCATTGGCTACAATCGATATACTTCTGAAACGTATCCAGACACCTTCTATATGGTTCCCCATCATCCAGAACCATCTACACGTACAGACTATCGTTAAAAAGCTTCATGATAAAACCTATCTACCTTCGGTTCCCGTGATACTAAAATTCTTTTTGACGTTTGCACTCGTGAAAGAAGGTGCAGAGATACTCGCTAACTCCGGATTCTTTACATCTTTACGAAATTTACTAGAAAACGGAAACGAGTCTGAAACCGCTCAAATTGAAAATCCTGAGCGTGTATGGGGTCTCGGGTCGGCTGTGGTGTCGATGATTATCTACTCATTGAAGGACACCGATATGGTGGATTATGTCATTTCTTGTTTTATGTTGGAGAAATCAGATTTAATTTCTTATTGTTTGACTACACCAAACTTCCCGCCTGATGTCAGCGACAGAAAAAAGAGAGCCCGTGCTCCGCGAAAACAACCGAGTTTGAGCGCTCTTAACGAAACGCAGCATACCCTTGTGCTATTGTGTGTACTAGCCAAACATCACAACCTATGGAGTAAAACCATGAAAGAAACGGACCCACAGTTACGTGAAATGAGTATCCGTTTGCTATCTTTCATTAGTAGGGGCAGACATCTTGCAGAAAACAGTCCATTACTTTGTCATCCTACTCTTAAAGAAGAGCTCGAATGGCACAAGAAACCGTCTTTTATAAACAGCAAAAGCGGTTGGTTTTCTTTTTCTTCCGCTTTaacattatcatcatcaactGCACTTGTGGTAGTTAAGGACACGTCGGCTGGAAACATTGATGTTCCTCATCAAACAATGTTCTCAGACATGGCTGCAATTGAGGTTTACAAAATTGCATTTCATCTTTTGAGTTTTTTGTGCTTGCAAGCTGCTGCAGCTGCTAAAAGAGCCGAGGATTTAGGGTTTGTTGATGTTGCCCATTTTCCCGATCTGCCCATGCCTGATATCCTACATGGCTTGCAG GATCAAGGAATCGGTGTCGTTAGGGAGTTATGCGAAGCCAACAGAATGACTTCAGAAATAAAGGGTGTCTGCGTCTTACTTTTACAAATAATTGAAAAAAGTTTGTACTTGGAATTCTGCGTTTCACAAGTTTGCGGTATAAGACCTGTGATGGGACGGATCGAAGATTTTTCGAAGGAAATCAAATTATTGTTTGCAG CAACTACAGGGCATGCCTTTCTTGAAGAAACAGTGAAGTCCTTGAAACAAATAACATTGTATGTTTACCCGGGATTGTTACAGACAGAAGGGTGCTTGTGA